The Natator depressus isolate rNatDep1 chromosome 11, rNatDep2.hap1, whole genome shotgun sequence genome includes a window with the following:
- the STK17B gene encoding serine/threonine-protein kinase 17B isoform X2 gives MSRRKSESKSLLGLLSTSLQTQIKMDNFYNFYMLDPKELGRGRCAVVRKCIAKSTGQEYAAKFLKKRRRGQDCKAEILHEIAVLELTKSSPRVVNLHEVYEMTNEIILVLEYAAGGEIFNLCVPDLDERIEENDIIRLIRQILEGLCCLHENNIVHLDLKPQNILLSSFNPLGDIKIVDFGMSRKIENASELRQIIGTTEYLAPEILNYDPITTATDMWNIGVISYMLLTQESPFVGADNQETFLNISQINVEYSEETFASVSYLARDFIEKLLVKNPEERPTAEACLSHSWLKQGEFILLRSPEESSCPSPMQEHTTKCSEERNTKPICNGTCSDRADKENIPEDSSTVSKRFRFDDSLQHPQDFMTDLVC, from the exons ATGTCCAGGAGAAAGTCGGAGAGCAAAAGCCTTTTAGGCTTGTTGTCCACATCTCTTCAGACACAAATCAAGATGGATAATTTTTACAATTTTTACATGCTTGATCCTAAAGAGCTAGGAAG AGGAAGATGTGCTGTGGTTAGAAAATGTATAGCTAAATCCACAGGCCAAGAATATGCAGCTAAATTTCTAAAGAAGAGGAGAAGAGGACAGGACTGCAAAGCAGAAATTTTACATGAAATTGCTGTGCTCGAATTAACAAAGTCTAGTCCTCGTGTAGTTAATCTCCATGAAGTGTATGAAATGACAAATGAAATCATCTTAGTGTTGGAATA TGCTGCCGGAGGTGAAATCTTTAATTTGTGTGTCCCTGACTTAGATGAGAGAATCGAAGAAAATGATATTATCAGACTTATTCGACAAATACTTGAAGGACTCTGCTGTCTGCATGAAAACAATATTgtgcatcttgatttaaag CCTCAGAACATCTTGCTGAGCAGTTTCAATCCTCTTGGTGATATAAAAATTGTAGATTTTGGTATGTCTCGGAAGATCGAGAATGCTAGTGAACTGCGGCAAATCATAGGAACTACAGAATATCTAG CTCCAGAAATCTTAAACTATGATCCTATTACCACGGCTACAGATATGTG GAATATTGGTGTAATCTCATATATGTTGCTAACTCAAGAATCTCCATTTGTGGGGGCAGATAATCAAGAAACTTTCCTCAATATCTCTCAAATCAATGTGGAGTATTCAGAAGAAACTTTTGCATCAGTTTCATACCTGGCCAGAGACTTCATTGAAAAACTTCTTGTCAAAAACCCAGA ggaaagacCAACAGCAGAGGCCTGTCTCTCTCATTCTTGGCTGAAACAGGGAGAATTCATATTATTGCGTAGTCCTGAAGAATCTTCCTGTCCTTCTCCAATGCAGGAACACACAACAAAGTGTTCAGAGGAAAGGAATACTAAACCAATTTGTAACGGTACCTGCAGTGACCGAGCAGATAAAGAGAACATTCCAGAAGACAGCAGTACAGTGTCTAAACGTTTTCGGTTTGATGATTCATTGCAACATCCTCAAGACTTCATGACAGACTTAGTATGTTAA
- the STK17B gene encoding serine/threonine-protein kinase 17B isoform X1 has translation MVKIDNQQKREDLVLIMSRRKSESKSLLGLLSTSLQTQIKMDNFYNFYMLDPKELGRGRCAVVRKCIAKSTGQEYAAKFLKKRRRGQDCKAEILHEIAVLELTKSSPRVVNLHEVYEMTNEIILVLEYAAGGEIFNLCVPDLDERIEENDIIRLIRQILEGLCCLHENNIVHLDLKPQNILLSSFNPLGDIKIVDFGMSRKIENASELRQIIGTTEYLAPEILNYDPITTATDMWNIGVISYMLLTQESPFVGADNQETFLNISQINVEYSEETFASVSYLARDFIEKLLVKNPEERPTAEACLSHSWLKQGEFILLRSPEESSCPSPMQEHTTKCSEERNTKPICNGTCSDRADKENIPEDSSTVSKRFRFDDSLQHPQDFMTDLVC, from the exons ATG GTGAAAATAGATAACCAGCAGAAGAGAGAAGACCTTGTGTTAATTATGTCCAGGAGAAAGTCGGAGAGCAAAAGCCTTTTAGGCTTGTTGTCCACATCTCTTCAGACACAAATCAAGATGGATAATTTTTACAATTTTTACATGCTTGATCCTAAAGAGCTAGGAAG AGGAAGATGTGCTGTGGTTAGAAAATGTATAGCTAAATCCACAGGCCAAGAATATGCAGCTAAATTTCTAAAGAAGAGGAGAAGAGGACAGGACTGCAAAGCAGAAATTTTACATGAAATTGCTGTGCTCGAATTAACAAAGTCTAGTCCTCGTGTAGTTAATCTCCATGAAGTGTATGAAATGACAAATGAAATCATCTTAGTGTTGGAATA TGCTGCCGGAGGTGAAATCTTTAATTTGTGTGTCCCTGACTTAGATGAGAGAATCGAAGAAAATGATATTATCAGACTTATTCGACAAATACTTGAAGGACTCTGCTGTCTGCATGAAAACAATATTgtgcatcttgatttaaag CCTCAGAACATCTTGCTGAGCAGTTTCAATCCTCTTGGTGATATAAAAATTGTAGATTTTGGTATGTCTCGGAAGATCGAGAATGCTAGTGAACTGCGGCAAATCATAGGAACTACAGAATATCTAG CTCCAGAAATCTTAAACTATGATCCTATTACCACGGCTACAGATATGTG GAATATTGGTGTAATCTCATATATGTTGCTAACTCAAGAATCTCCATTTGTGGGGGCAGATAATCAAGAAACTTTCCTCAATATCTCTCAAATCAATGTGGAGTATTCAGAAGAAACTTTTGCATCAGTTTCATACCTGGCCAGAGACTTCATTGAAAAACTTCTTGTCAAAAACCCAGA ggaaagacCAACAGCAGAGGCCTGTCTCTCTCATTCTTGGCTGAAACAGGGAGAATTCATATTATTGCGTAGTCCTGAAGAATCTTCCTGTCCTTCTCCAATGCAGGAACACACAACAAAGTGTTCAGAGGAAAGGAATACTAAACCAATTTGTAACGGTACCTGCAGTGACCGAGCAGATAAAGAGAACATTCCAGAAGACAGCAGTACAGTGTCTAAACGTTTTCGGTTTGATGATTCATTGCAACATCCTCAAGACTTCATGACAGACTTAGTATGTTAA